The following are from one region of the Heliangelus exortis chromosome 2, bHelExo1.hap1, whole genome shotgun sequence genome:
- the CYP8B1 gene encoding 7-alpha-hydroxycholest-4-en-3-one 12-alpha-hydroxylase: MALGLILLCTLAASLLGGLYLLGVFRRQRPHEPPLDKGFIPWLGYALEFRRDSSKFLKRMQRKHGDIFTVLLGGYYFTFVMDPFCFGAIVKESRSRLDFKTFAAKLVLQVFGYKAPEGSQNVIHAASTKHLMGDGLVAMTQSTMENFQKLMHFNLGSGEERRVWQEDGLFHYCYNIVFRAGYLALYGTEPHQGAGSKEKANEQDLIHSNQVFQEFRKYDHLFPRLAYAVLPPKDKLEAERLKRLFWSMLSVKKSRQKDNISGWIREQEQLLAEKGVPEYMRDRFMFMLLWASQGNTGPTAFWVLLYLMKHPEAMKAVKEEVDKVSRENGQEVKPGRPPINITRDMLNQTPILDSALEETLRLVAAPVLVRAVLQDVSLKMSSGTEYTLRRGDRVALFPHMSVQMNPEIHPEPHKFKYDRFINPDGTKKDFYKNGKRLKYFNMPWGAGVSICPGRFFAAAEIKMFVFLMLSHYDLELVNREEEIPEIDSSRWGFGTMQPIRDVRFRFRMRF, from the coding sequence ATGGCACTCGGGCTGATTCTCCTCTGTACCCTGGCAGCATCACTGCTTGGGGGGCTCTACCTCCTGGGTGTCTTTCGGAGACAGAGACCCCATGAACCTCCTCTGGACAAAGGTTTCATTCCCTGGCTGGGCTATGCACTGGAGTTCAGAAGGGACAGCTCAAAGTTTCTAAAAAGGATGCAGAGAAAACACGGGGATATTTTCACGGTGCTGCTGGGGGGTTATTACTTCACTTTTGTGATGGATCCCTTCTGCTTCGGAGCCATCGTGAAGGAATCACGATCTAGACTCGACTTTAAGACTTTTGCAGCTAAACTGGTGCTGCAAGTTTTTGGCTACAAAGCCCCAGAAGGCAGCCAGAATGTAATTCATGCAGCCAGCACAAAACATCTGATGGGGGACGGGCTCGTGGCCATGACCCAATCCACCATGGAGAACTTTCAGAAGCTGATGCACTTCAACTTGGgctcaggagaggagaggagagtgTGGCAGGAGGATGGCCTCTTCCACTACTGCTACAACATTGTCTTCAGGGCTGGGTACCTGGCTCTCTATGGCACTGAGCCTCACCAAGGGGCAGGCAGCAAGGAGAAAGCTAACGAGCAAGACCTCATCCACTCCAACCAAGTCTTCCAGGAATTTCGGAAGTATGATCACCTCTTCCCTCGCCTGGCCTACGCTGTGTTGCCTCCCAAGGACAAATTAGAAGCTGAAAGGCTGAAGAGGCTCTTCTGGAGCATGCTGTCTGTGAAGAAGAGCAGGCAGAAGGATAACATCAGTGGGTGGATaagagagcaggagcagctcctggcagagaAGGGAGTTCCCGAGTACATGCGGGATCGGTTCATGTTTATGCTGCTCTGGGCATCCCAAGGCAACACAGGTCCTACTGCCTTCTGGGTCCTCCTGTACCTGATGAAGCATCCAGAAGCTATGAAAGCTGTGAAGGAGGAGGTAGATAAAGTGTCAAGAGAGAACGGGCAGGAGGTGAAGCCAGGAAGGCCACCAATTAACATCACCAGGGACATGTTAAACCAGACTCCTATTCTGGACAGTGCTCTGGAAGAGACCCTAAGGTTGGTTGCAGCCCCAGTGCTGGTCAGAGCTGTCCTCCAGGATGTCAGCCTTAAGATGAGCAGTGGGACAGAGTACACCCTCCGTAGAGGTGACAGGGTGGCTCTGTTCCCACACATGTCTGTGCAGATGAATCCAGAAATTCACCCCGAGCCTCACAAATTTAAGTACGACCGCTTCATCAACCCGGATGGCACCAAGAAAGATTTCTACAAAAATGGCAAAAGGCTGAAATACTTCAACATGCCTTGGGGGGCAGGAGTTTCCATCTGCCCTGGGCggttctttgctgctgctgaaattaaaatgtttgtcttCTTGATGCTGAGCCACTATGACCTGGAACTGGTCAACAGAGAAGAGGAGATCCCAGAAATAGACAGCAGCCGCTGGGGATTTGGGACCATGCAGCCCATCCGTGATGTCCGGTTCAGATTCCGGATGAGATTTTAA